One stretch of Arachis hypogaea cultivar Tifrunner chromosome 20, arahy.Tifrunner.gnm2.J5K5, whole genome shotgun sequence DNA includes these proteins:
- the LOC112782807 gene encoding phosphoinositide phospholipase C 2 isoform X2, producing the protein MSKQTYRVCFCCRRRFKLAVSEAPPEIRNLFDRYSENGLMTASHLRSFMVEVQREETATEEEAQGIIDGLKHLSIFHRRGLNLESFFKFLFSDNNPPLAQPKVHHDMNAPLSHYYIFTGHNSYLTGNQLSSDCSDVPIIRALQRGVRVIELDIWPNASKDDVDVLHGRTLTTPVALIKCLRSIKEHAFVASEYPVVITLEDHLTPDLQAKVAEMITQTFGDILFCPTPESVKEFPSPESLKRRVIISTKPPKEYLEAKDIKEKEDESHQGKALGDEEAWGKEVPSLKGGTIADYKNNGNDDDDDDDDNDNDDDDEEDADEEKSRQDVCAEYRRLIAIHAGKPKGGLLEGLRVDPDKVRRLSLSEQQLENAALSHGKEIVRFTQRNILRVYPKGTRITSSNYNPLIGWMHGAQMVAFNMQGYGRSLWLMQGMFKANGGCGYVKKPDFLLKTGPNNEVFDPKAKLPVKTTLRVTVYMGEGWYYDFKHTHFDQYSPPDFYARVGIAGVPDDTVMRKTKTKEDNWLPTWNEVFEFPLSVPELALLRVEVHEYDMSEKDDFGGQTCLPVCELQTGIRAVPLNNRKGEKYNNVKLLMRFEFI; encoded by the exons ATGTCCAAACAGACTTACAGAGTTTGCTTCTGCTGCCGCCGGCGATTCAAGCTCGCCGTGTCGGAGGCGCCGCCGGAGATAAGGAATCTCTTCGACCGGTACTCCGAGAACGGGCTCATGACGGCGTCGCATCTGCGGAGCTTCATGGTTGAAGTGCAGAGAGAGGAGACAGCGACGGAGGAGGAAGCGCAGGGAATCATCGATGGACTCAAGCATCTCAGTATCTTCCATAGAAGAGGTCTCAATCTCGAAAGTTTCTTTAAGTTCCTCTTCAGTGATAACAATCCACCACTTGCACAACCAAAG GTGCACCATGATATGAATGCACCATTGTctcattattatatatttacCGGTCACAATTCCTATCTGACGGGAAATCAGCTTAGTAGTGACTGCAGTGATGTCCCCATCATACGTGCACTGCAGAGAGGTGTTAGGGTCATTGAATTGGATATATGGCCCAATGCATCAAAGGATGATGTGGATGTTCTTCATGGAAG GACATTGACTACTCCCGTGGCACTCATCAAATGTTTGAGGTCTATTAAGGAGCATGCTTTTGTTGCATCAGAATATCCAGTTGTAATAACCTTAGAAGACCATCTTACTCCTGATCTTCAAGCCAAAGTGGCTGAG ATGATTACTCAAACTTTTGGAGACATACTATTTTGTCCTACCCCAGAAAGTGTGAAGGAATTCCCTTCTCCCGAATCACTTAAAAGAAGGGTCATTATATCAACCAAACCACCTAAGGAGTATCTTGAGGCAAAAGACATAAAGGAAAAGGAGGATGAATCACATCAGGGAAAGGCTTTGGGTGACGAAGAAGCATGGGGGAAGGAAGTCCCAAGTCTTAAAGGCGGTACTATTGCTGATTACAAG AAcaatgggaatgatgatgatgatgatgatgatgacaatgacaatgacgatgatgatgaggaagatgcTGATGAAGAAAAGTCTCGTCAAGATGTATGTGCTGAATATCGACGTTTGATCGCTATTCATGCTGGAAAGCCCAAAGGAGGATTACTTGAAGGTCTTAGAGTGGATCCTGATAAAGTGAGGCGATTAAGTCTAAGCGAGCAGCAGCTTGAAAATGCTGCTTTATCTCATGGAAAAGAAATTGTCAG GTTTACTCAGCGGAATATACTGAGGGTGTATCCAAAAGGCACTCGCATTACCTCGTCGAATTATAACCCATTAATTGGGTGGATGCACGGAGCGCAAATGGTTGCATTTAACATGCAG GGCTATGGCAGGTCTCTGTGGTTGATGCAGGGAATGTTCAAAGCTAATGGAGGATGTGGCTATGTTAAAAAACCAGATTTTCTATTAAAGACTGGTCCAAATAATGAGGTCTTTGATCCAAAGGCTAAGTTGCCTGTGAAGACTACTTTGAGG GTAACTGTATATATGGGAGAAGGATGGTACTACGATTTCAAGCATACACACTTCGATCAATACTCACCTCCAGATTTCTATGCAAGA GTGGGGATTGCTGGAGTCCCTGATGACACTGTGATGAGGAAAACCAAGACAAAAGAGGACAATTGGTTGCCAACTTGGAACGAGGTATTCGAGTTCCCACTATCTGTTCCAGAACTGGCTTTGCTTCGTGTAGAAGTTCACGAGTATGATATGTCTGAGAAGGATGACTTTGGTGGACAGACATGCTTGCCTGTGTGTGAACTTCAGACCGGAATTCGAGCAGTTCCACTGAATAACCGCAAGGGAGAGAAGTACAACAATGTGAAGCTTCTCATGCGCTTTGAGTTCATCTGA
- the LOC112782807 gene encoding phosphoinositide phospholipase C 2 isoform X1 has protein sequence MSKQTYRVCFCCRRRFKLAVSEAPPEIRNLFDRYSENGLMTASHLRSFMVEVQREETATEEEAQGIIDGLKHLSIFHRRGLNLESFFKFLFSDNNPPLAQPKVHHDMNAPLSHYYIFTGHNSYLTGNQLSSDCSDVPIIRALQRGVRVIELDIWPNASKDDVDVLHGRTLTTPVALIKCLRSIKEHAFVASEYPVVITLEDHLTPDLQAKVAEMITQTFGDILFCPTPESVKEFPSPESLKRRVIISTKPPKEYLEAKDIKEKEDESHQGKALGDEEAWGKEVPSLKGGTIADYKQNNGNDDDDDDDDNDNDDDDEEDADEEKSRQDVCAEYRRLIAIHAGKPKGGLLEGLRVDPDKVRRLSLSEQQLENAALSHGKEIVRFTQRNILRVYPKGTRITSSNYNPLIGWMHGAQMVAFNMQGYGRSLWLMQGMFKANGGCGYVKKPDFLLKTGPNNEVFDPKAKLPVKTTLRVTVYMGEGWYYDFKHTHFDQYSPPDFYARVGIAGVPDDTVMRKTKTKEDNWLPTWNEVFEFPLSVPELALLRVEVHEYDMSEKDDFGGQTCLPVCELQTGIRAVPLNNRKGEKYNNVKLLMRFEFI, from the exons ATGTCCAAACAGACTTACAGAGTTTGCTTCTGCTGCCGCCGGCGATTCAAGCTCGCCGTGTCGGAGGCGCCGCCGGAGATAAGGAATCTCTTCGACCGGTACTCCGAGAACGGGCTCATGACGGCGTCGCATCTGCGGAGCTTCATGGTTGAAGTGCAGAGAGAGGAGACAGCGACGGAGGAGGAAGCGCAGGGAATCATCGATGGACTCAAGCATCTCAGTATCTTCCATAGAAGAGGTCTCAATCTCGAAAGTTTCTTTAAGTTCCTCTTCAGTGATAACAATCCACCACTTGCACAACCAAAG GTGCACCATGATATGAATGCACCATTGTctcattattatatatttacCGGTCACAATTCCTATCTGACGGGAAATCAGCTTAGTAGTGACTGCAGTGATGTCCCCATCATACGTGCACTGCAGAGAGGTGTTAGGGTCATTGAATTGGATATATGGCCCAATGCATCAAAGGATGATGTGGATGTTCTTCATGGAAG GACATTGACTACTCCCGTGGCACTCATCAAATGTTTGAGGTCTATTAAGGAGCATGCTTTTGTTGCATCAGAATATCCAGTTGTAATAACCTTAGAAGACCATCTTACTCCTGATCTTCAAGCCAAAGTGGCTGAG ATGATTACTCAAACTTTTGGAGACATACTATTTTGTCCTACCCCAGAAAGTGTGAAGGAATTCCCTTCTCCCGAATCACTTAAAAGAAGGGTCATTATATCAACCAAACCACCTAAGGAGTATCTTGAGGCAAAAGACATAAAGGAAAAGGAGGATGAATCACATCAGGGAAAGGCTTTGGGTGACGAAGAAGCATGGGGGAAGGAAGTCCCAAGTCTTAAAGGCGGTACTATTGCTGATTACAAG CAGAAcaatgggaatgatgatgatgatgatgatgatgacaatgacaatgacgatgatgatgaggaagatgcTGATGAAGAAAAGTCTCGTCAAGATGTATGTGCTGAATATCGACGTTTGATCGCTATTCATGCTGGAAAGCCCAAAGGAGGATTACTTGAAGGTCTTAGAGTGGATCCTGATAAAGTGAGGCGATTAAGTCTAAGCGAGCAGCAGCTTGAAAATGCTGCTTTATCTCATGGAAAAGAAATTGTCAG GTTTACTCAGCGGAATATACTGAGGGTGTATCCAAAAGGCACTCGCATTACCTCGTCGAATTATAACCCATTAATTGGGTGGATGCACGGAGCGCAAATGGTTGCATTTAACATGCAG GGCTATGGCAGGTCTCTGTGGTTGATGCAGGGAATGTTCAAAGCTAATGGAGGATGTGGCTATGTTAAAAAACCAGATTTTCTATTAAAGACTGGTCCAAATAATGAGGTCTTTGATCCAAAGGCTAAGTTGCCTGTGAAGACTACTTTGAGG GTAACTGTATATATGGGAGAAGGATGGTACTACGATTTCAAGCATACACACTTCGATCAATACTCACCTCCAGATTTCTATGCAAGA GTGGGGATTGCTGGAGTCCCTGATGACACTGTGATGAGGAAAACCAAGACAAAAGAGGACAATTGGTTGCCAACTTGGAACGAGGTATTCGAGTTCCCACTATCTGTTCCAGAACTGGCTTTGCTTCGTGTAGAAGTTCACGAGTATGATATGTCTGAGAAGGATGACTTTGGTGGACAGACATGCTTGCCTGTGTGTGAACTTCAGACCGGAATTCGAGCAGTTCCACTGAATAACCGCAAGGGAGAGAAGTACAACAATGTGAAGCTTCTCATGCGCTTTGAGTTCATCTGA